One window of bacterium genomic DNA carries:
- the pyrE gene encoding orotate phosphoribosyltransferase, whose product MLNRNEALTLLREAGAILDGHFLLTSGRHSGVYVEKFRLLEKPQLTAQFAEPIAEHFREASPEIIIGPLTGGVLLAHEVAKLLGTPIAFPERFHDQFEWRRGFKLHEGQRVLIVEDVITTGRTMNEVMDAVRRTGAEVIGIGCMVCRGKIRLEPYPFSVVSINLGTYTEDRCPLCRKGLPLEKRGSRAIAPKSAAPVEEKPRREPKPKPPVEAPLPEEPEAESAGNTSADETPPTES is encoded by the coding sequence ATGCTCAACCGCAACGAAGCCCTGACGCTGCTCCGCGAAGCCGGAGCGATCCTTGACGGACATTTTCTTCTCACCAGCGGACGGCACAGCGGAGTGTACGTCGAGAAATTCCGCCTGCTGGAAAAGCCGCAACTGACCGCCCAATTCGCCGAACCGATTGCCGAGCACTTCCGCGAAGCCAGTCCCGAAATCATCATCGGCCCGCTCACCGGCGGCGTATTGCTGGCTCACGAAGTCGCGAAACTGCTCGGCACACCCATCGCCTTTCCCGAGCGGTTCCACGACCAGTTCGAATGGCGGCGCGGCTTCAAGTTGCACGAAGGTCAGCGCGTGCTCATCGTCGAGGACGTCATCACCACCGGCCGCACGATGAATGAAGTCATGGACGCGGTGCGCAGAACCGGCGCGGAAGTGATCGGCATCGGCTGCATGGTCTGTCGCGGCAAGATCCGTCTCGAACCCTATCCGTTCTCGGTGGTTTCGATCAACCTCGGCACCTACACCGAGGATCGCTGCCCGCTTTGCCGCAAGGGACTCCCGCTCGAAAAGCGCGGTAGCCGGGCAATAGCACCCAAGTCGGCTGCACCCGTCGAAGAAAAGCCCCGGCGCGAACCAAAGCCGAAGCCTCCGGTTGAAGCGCCGCTCCCCGAAGAACCGGAAGCAGAGTCCGCGGGCAACACATCTGCCGACGAAACACCACCGACGGAATCATAG
- a CDS encoding RDD family protein, which translates to MYCTNCGAQNPDAAKYCQNCGSALPGSPPVAHGDVPPPPLAPPPVVYAGFWRRFVALIIDRLILGVVNGILFLIFGLHILRSIGFCFEFPCELTVAAVPMILSILAGAVWLAVVAALIHILYFVLMESSQNQATLGKMALGIIVTDMYGRRVTFGRALGRNLGKILSSMILMIGFIMAGLTAKKQALHDLMADCLVVMR; encoded by the coding sequence ATGTATTGCACAAACTGCGGCGCACAAAATCCCGACGCCGCCAAATACTGTCAGAATTGCGGTAGCGCGCTGCCCGGCTCGCCGCCGGTGGCGCATGGTGACGTTCCGCCCCCGCCGCTCGCGCCGCCGCCCGTGGTCTATGCCGGATTCTGGCGCCGGTTCGTCGCGCTGATCATTGACCGGCTGATTCTCGGAGTAGTCAACGGAATTCTGTTTCTGATCTTCGGATTGCACATTCTGCGAAGCATCGGTTTCTGCTTTGAGTTTCCCTGCGAGCTGACCGTCGCCGCCGTGCCGATGATCCTGTCCATCCTGGCCGGAGCGGTTTGGCTGGCGGTGGTGGCGGCGCTGATCCACATCCTCTATTTCGTATTAATGGAGAGCTCGCAGAATCAGGCCACGCTCGGCAAGATGGCGCTCGGGATCATCGTCACCGACATGTACGGCCGTCGCGTCACGTTCGGCCGCGCGCTGGGCCGCAATCTGGGCAAGATTCTGTCGAGTATGATCCTGATGATCGGCTTCATCATGGCCGGCTTGACCGCCAAGAAACAGGCCCTCCACGACCTGATGGCCGACTGTCTGGTAGTGATGAGGTGA
- a CDS encoding DUF2087 domain-containing protein, producing MLQPSLEEISLAERESILRAFFKEGSDGPLHTYPSQNKKKLVVLANLAGMFDRHKTYREREVNLRLQSRFDDFATLRRDLVEFGFFRRNTDCREYRRVV from the coding sequence ATGCTTCAACCGAGTCTTGAGGAAATTTCGCTCGCCGAGCGGGAGAGCATCCTGCGTGCCTTTTTCAAAGAGGGCTCCGACGGCCCGCTGCACACCTACCCATCGCAGAACAAGAAGAAGCTCGTCGTTTTGGCAAACCTTGCCGGCATGTTCGACCGCCACAAGACTTACCGGGAACGTGAGGTGAATCTTAGACTGCAGTCGCGGTTCGACGACTTTGCAACCTTGCGACGGGATCTTGTTGAATTCGGTTTCTTCCGGCGGAATACGGATTGTAGAGAGTATCGTCGCGTTGTGTGA
- a CDS encoding MBL fold metallo-hydrolase, translated as MSLSLFILASGSKANAICLKSGNQTILIDAGLGVRSMLPALHSVGVRPDDLDAILLTHEHSDHVRGLTSLLARTQSAVYASPGTLDRVDYMIPRRTTVVPVRSRTVEIGSLLIRPIAVPHDAAEPLAFHIVAGEHRVTIATDLGEVPDDLQTLLAHSTCAVLESNHDEEMLRCGSYPELLKERIASSLGHLSNRQSAAALAECKDNGLRMVVLAHVSDENNDPDLARVTTEEVLDPGVELHVTARSTAGPFLTLE; from the coding sequence ATGTCCCTTTCCCTCTTCATTCTCGCTTCCGGCAGCAAAGCCAACGCGATCTGCCTGAAGTCGGGAAACCAAACGATTCTGATTGACGCCGGACTGGGCGTGCGCTCGATGCTGCCCGCGCTGCATTCCGTGGGCGTGCGGCCCGACGATCTGGACGCGATCCTGCTTACGCATGAGCATAGCGATCACGTGCGCGGCCTGACCTCGCTGCTTGCGCGCACCCAATCCGCGGTGTACGCTTCGCCGGGAACGCTCGACCGCGTGGACTATATGATCCCGCGGCGGACGACCGTCGTTCCCGTCCGAAGCCGGACCGTCGAAATCGGCAGTCTGCTCATCCGCCCCATCGCCGTTCCCCACGACGCCGCCGAACCGTTGGCCTTTCACATCGTGGCGGGCGAGCATCGCGTCACCATCGCCACCGATCTCGGCGAAGTGCCGGATGATCTGCAGACGCTGCTCGCGCACTCCACTTGCGCAGTTCTCGAGAGCAACCACGACGAGGAGATGCTGCGTTGTGGTTCGTATCCGGAGCTCCTGAAAGAGCGAATCGCGTCGTCTCTCGGTCATCTCTCGAACCGCCAATCCGCCGCCGCGCTGGCCGAATGCAAGGACAATGGCCTGCGCATGGTGGTGCTGGCTCATGTTTCCGACGAAAACAACGATCCCGATCTGGCCCGCGTGACCACTGAAGAGGTTCTCGATCCCGGCGTGGAACTGCACGTCACCGCGCGCTCGACGGCCGGGCCGTTTTTGACACTCGAATAA